The genomic DNA CTTTTTTACACACACATGAGTAGAAATAGCACTCACAGCAAGCTCATTTGTTGGGGTTAGTATTTCATAGCCATAAATCACACGTAACCCGTCGTAATGCTCAATCCACGTATTAACTACAGCTATATCCCCATAACGTAAAGGTTTCTTATAAGATACTTGAATATCAATAACTGGAGAAATGATTCCTTCCTCCTCCATCGCTGCATAGCTAAACCCCAAATCTTTAATAAGTTGTGTACGTCCTAGTTCTAACCACACTAAATAGTTTCCGTGGTATACCACACCCATTTGATCTGTTTCTGCATATCTTACTTCTACTTCTTTTTTACTTACTAGCACGAATCTTTCTCCCCCTATGTACTGCTTGTATACCATTCATTTTACGAGATAAAAGAAGTAAATACCAATAAAAAAGACCACAACTTTTAAAGTTTGGTCTTTTGAACAAATTAGATATTGCCGTTTTCTCTTGCCTGAGCCTCATCACGAATCTCATTTCTCATTGCTTCAATGCTCTCTTCACGACGTTGGTTTTTTGCTTCAATTGCTGCTCTTTCCTCTGTTGAAGCAAATTGCATTGTCTCATGAGATTCTTCGATATTCTCAATTGTGTTCTGAACCATATCTTGTAGCTTTTCTACATTATCATTGCGGTTATCTGGTTTTGCTTGGTGATTTGTCATATGTATCCTCCTTATTAATTGACGTTTATTTACATAGATATTTTGCAACAAAGGATAGACAATTATGAGGATTTTTTAAATTAAATAAAAGGACGTAAAGCACGCCCTTTTAACTAAGTTAATTATTCACCTTTTGTTTGAATAACTTGTGGTTGATGCCCAGATTTATCCTGCATCTTTTTCCCTTTGTTTCCTCCAAAGCCACGTGGTTGAGTTCCAATTTTATTGTTTTTAAATTGGTTGTATTGGTTGTTTTGATTAGACATGCAATAATCCCCTCCTATAATACATTATCACCAGTCAATAAGGTCTTCATGTATGGAGATATTTGGAGTGGCTTCTTGTAGTATCTATTCTGCCTTACCAAGCATCTTTTGTTCTAACCTTGCTTCTATTTTATCCATAGCTTCTTGGTCTTTAAGTAACTGCTTTTTATTTTCTAATACTAATTCTTCAAATGACTGTTTTCTGATTTTTCTCAATTTTCTCACCCCTTTTAACACTATTGTAATATTAATAATTCCCAAAATACGTTGTAATTATTACAACTTTTTGAAAATTTATTGAAAAATAAAAACAAGAGCTAAAGAAACTCTTGTTTCAAATCACCTTAATTCATTTTCTTGGTTTCGCTCTTCATCATATCTAATGACATAGCCCCAATGTATTTGTATCTAATTACTCCCTCTGTATCAATGTAATATGAGGTAGGAATTGAGTATACCTGATAGGAAGTACTCACATTATTCGTTTCATCTAGTAGTACAGGAAAAGTTAATTCTTTATCACTTACATAATTAGTTACTGTATCCAAGCTTTTCTCAGTTGTTGTCATATTTACCGCTAGGATGACTGTTTCATCACCATAGGTCTCATGAAACTCCTGCATTTCTGGCATCTCTGCTTGACAAGGACCACACCATGAGGCCCAGAAATTTAAAATAACTTTTTTACCTTGAAAACTTGATAACTTAACACTATCTCCGTTTAATAATTGTAATTCAAAATCGGGGGCTGCTTCTCCAATTTCTATACCAGTTGTCACTGGTTTATTAAGAACAGATTGATATAACGCGTAACCACCAAGAACAAGTAATACGGCTATTGCAATTATTTTTTTCTTCATATGTAATAAAGCCTCCTATTGTTCGTAAAGAAATGTAACCAATAAATAGTACGTGGTAAGTGAGGTTAGCATACCAAAACCTAGAACATCAAAGACATTCTTGACCTTAAATTTGTTTTTCTTAATCTGCCATCCTAAATAAAGAATACCTATTAGTAAACCTAGCACAAGACCTTTTATTCCACCTGTGAAAAATAGAATTCCTTGAGGATTTGTAAAAAGAATGCTGGGTCTAAATAGGACTATACTGAATTTATATAGTAGTAAGCAAATGACTAAACCATTTCCAATTTCATTGAGTAACAATGGTTGAAGATCAGGAAATTTTCTAATTCTTATCTCCATTACAATATATGAGACAAGCCCAGCTATAAATAAAACAATCCACAAATTCTTTATTAAAAAGGGTCCAATTGTAATACTATCGTATAACATATACTATTCTCCTACCTGACTATTGTTCGTACATATTTATTATTAAAACACACTTCTTGTTATTTTAGTAATTATTTGACCAAAGGAAAAAGGCAGAAATGTGAACAATCACATCTCTGCCTTTTTGGTTTTATAATTATGCTTTCAATTTATCACGTAATACCATTTGTAGAATGCCACCATGACGGTAGTAATCTATTTCTACTTCGCTATCAAAACGAACAAGTACTTCAAATTCTTTTTTGTTCCCTGCTTCGTCAGTAGCTGTAACTTTTACAAAGTCACGTGGTTTTACGTTCTCATCAATTGCAACTTCGATTGTTTCTTTACCAGTTAAACCAAGTGATTCAGCGCCTTCTCCATCTTTAAATTGAAGAGGAAGAACACCCATTAATACAAGGTTACTTCTGTGGATACGCTCGAAGCTTTGAGCGATAACTGTTTTAATTCCAAGTAAGTTTGTTCCTTTTGCTGCCCAGTCACGAGAGCTTCCCATACCGTAGTCATTACCAGCTAGTACAACTAAACCTGTGTTATCTTGTTTGTATTTCATACAAGCATCATAAATTGATGTTACTTCGCCAGTTGGCCAGTAAGTAGTGTATCCACCTTCTGTACCAGGAGCGATTTGGTTTTTGATACGGATGTTTGCAAATGTACCACGCATCATAACTTCATGGTGTCCACGACGTGAACCATAAGAGTTAAAGTCACGAGGAGTAACGCCACGCTCTTGTAGGTAACGACCAGCTGGTGTATCTTTACCGATTGAACCTGCAGGAGAGATGTGGTCAGTTGTAACTGAATCACCGAATTTACCAACAACGCGTAGTCCGCTTAATGGCGTAACTTCGCCTGGCTCAGCAGATAACCCTTCAAAGAATGGTGGGTTAGCAATGTAAGTAGATTCATCATCCCAAGTGTAAAGAGCGTCTTCACTTGTCTCAATTTCATTCCAACGAGCATTGTCATTGAATACATTTTCATATTCTCTACGGAATAGTTCAGGTGTAACAGTATTTTTAACAACTTCTTTAACCTCGTCCATTGAAGGCCAGATGTCGCCAAAGAATACATCATTTCCGTCTTTGTCTTTACCGATAGGATCGTTTTGTAGATCGATATCAACCGTACCAGCAAGAGCATAAGCCACAACTAATGGTGGTGATGCAAGGTAGTTACCTTTAACTAGCGGATGGATACGTCCTTCAAAGTTACGGTTACCAGAAAGAACAGAAGTGATTAGTAAATCACTTTCAGCAACTGCTTTTTCGATTTCGTCAGCTAACGGACCAGAGTTACCGATACAAGTTGTACAACCAAAACCAACTGTGTTGAAGCCTAATTGCTCAAGGTATGGAAGTAATTTTGCATCTTCTAGGTAACCAGTAACAACTTTTGATCCTGGTGCTAAAGAAGTTTTTACGTATTTAGGAACTTGTAGGCCTTTTTCTACTGCTTTTTTCGCAACAAGACCTGCACCTAACATAACGTAAGGGTTTGATGTATTTGTACAGCTTGTGATTGCAGCAATTGCAACCGCACCTGTTTTCATTGTTGTTTCATCACCATTGTTAAATTTAACAGTGATTTCTTTATTAATGTCATCAGCAGCTAAACCGAATCCTTGGTTTCCAGTAGCTGTAAGTGCATTTGTGAAAGATTCTTTCATAGCTGAAAGAGGAATTAAATCTTGTGGACGCTTCGGACCAGAAAGATTTGCTTCAATTTCAGAAAGGTTGATTTCTACAATATTTGTGAAGATTGGATCTTCAAGATCAGGAGTGTAGAATAAACCATTTGCTTTAGAATACTCTTCAACTACTTTTACTAACTCTTCATCGCGGCCAGTTAGACGTAGGTATTCTAGTGCTTCACCGTCAACTGGGAAGAACCCACAGGTTGCACCATACTCAGGAGCCATGTTCGCAATTGTAGCACGGTCAGCTAATGGTAATTGTGAAATTCCAGGTCCGAAGAACTCTACGAATTTACCAACTACGCCTTCTTTACGTAGAACTTGAGTTACTTTAAGTGCTAAGTCAGTTGCAGTAGTTCCGTTTGGAAGTTCTCCAACAAGACGAACCCCAACTACTTCAGGAACTGGGAAGTATGAAGGTTGACCAAGCATTCCAGCTTCCGCTTCAATACCACCTACACCCCATCCTAAAACACCGATACCGTTGATCATTGTTGTATGTGAGTCAGTACCAACTAATGAATCAGGGAATGTTTCAAATTCACCATTTTCACCTTCAACAGCATGAACAACGTTCGCTAGGAACTCAAGGTTAACCTGGTGAACGATACCAGTTGCTGGTGGTACTGCACGATAGTTATCAAATGATTTTTGAGCCCAGCTTAAGAATTTGTAACGCTCAGCGTTTCTTTCAAATTCAAGATCCATGTTGAATGCTAATGAGTCAGCAGTACCCGCTCTATCTACTTGCACTGAGTGGTCAATTACTAAATCAACAGGAATTTCTGGATTAATTTTATCTGGATTTCCACCGATATCAGCCATAGCTTTACGTAAAGAAGCTAAATCAACAACTGCAGGTACTCCAGTGAAATCTTGTAAAATTACACGAGATGGTTTGAAAGGTACGTCTACTTCACGAACTTCGTCAGTTCCCCATTTCGCTAAGTTTTCAACGTGCTCTTTTGTAATTACTCTTCCATCAACTTGACGTAATACGGATTCAAGTAACACCTTAATTGAATAAGGTAAACGTGAAACTTTACCAATATTTGCGTTCTCAAGTGCTTGTAAGTTATAGAAGTTATAAGTTTTGCCATTCACTGTAAAAGATGAACGTGCATTAAAAACATCTTGTTTTGCCATATGTATTACCCCCTCTTGAATAATAGTAGTATAATTTCAACAAAATGTCGAAAATGAACCTTTATTATGAAATTCCCTACTTGAATATCTTAATACATTGATA from Cytobacillus luteolus includes the following:
- a CDS encoding acyl-CoA thioesterase, which encodes MLVSKKEVEVRYAETDQMGVVYHGNYLVWLELGRTQLIKDLGFSYAAMEEEGIISPVIDIQVSYKKPLRYGDIAVVNTWIEHYDGLRVIYGYEILTPTNELAVSAISTHVCVKKNSFRPIQIRKVYPDWHEAYEKAKKSEVK
- a CDS encoding acid-soluble spore protein N, translating into MSNQNNQYNQFKNNKIGTQPRGFGGNKGKKMQDKSGHQPQVIQTKGE
- the tlp gene encoding small acid-soluble spore protein Tlp, whose protein sequence is MTNHQAKPDNRNDNVEKLQDMVQNTIENIEESHETMQFASTEERAAIEAKNQRREESIEAMRNEIRDEAQARENGNI
- a CDS encoding FbpB family small basic protein codes for the protein MRKIRKQSFEELVLENKKQLLKDQEAMDKIEARLEQKMLGKAE
- a CDS encoding peroxiredoxin family protein, with translation MKKKIIAIAVLLVLGGYALYQSVLNKPVTTGIEIGEAAPDFELQLLNGDSVKLSSFQGKKVILNFWASWCGPCQAEMPEMQEFHETYGDETVILAVNMTTTEKSLDTVTNYVSDKELTFPVLLDETNNVSTSYQVYSIPTSYYIDTEGVIRYKYIGAMSLDMMKSETKKMN
- the acnA gene encoding aconitate hydratase AcnA, whose amino-acid sequence is MAKQDVFNARSSFTVNGKTYNFYNLQALENANIGKVSRLPYSIKVLLESVLRQVDGRVITKEHVENLAKWGTDEVREVDVPFKPSRVILQDFTGVPAVVDLASLRKAMADIGGNPDKINPEIPVDLVIDHSVQVDRAGTADSLAFNMDLEFERNAERYKFLSWAQKSFDNYRAVPPATGIVHQVNLEFLANVVHAVEGENGEFETFPDSLVGTDSHTTMINGIGVLGWGVGGIEAEAGMLGQPSYFPVPEVVGVRLVGELPNGTTATDLALKVTQVLRKEGVVGKFVEFFGPGISQLPLADRATIANMAPEYGATCGFFPVDGEALEYLRLTGRDEELVKVVEEYSKANGLFYTPDLEDPIFTNIVEINLSEIEANLSGPKRPQDLIPLSAMKESFTNALTATGNQGFGLAADDINKEITVKFNNGDETTMKTGAVAIAAITSCTNTSNPYVMLGAGLVAKKAVEKGLQVPKYVKTSLAPGSKVVTGYLEDAKLLPYLEQLGFNTVGFGCTTCIGNSGPLADEIEKAVAESDLLITSVLSGNRNFEGRIHPLVKGNYLASPPLVVAYALAGTVDIDLQNDPIGKDKDGNDVFFGDIWPSMDEVKEVVKNTVTPELFRREYENVFNDNARWNEIETSEDALYTWDDESTYIANPPFFEGLSAEPGEVTPLSGLRVVGKFGDSVTTDHISPAGSIGKDTPAGRYLQERGVTPRDFNSYGSRRGHHEVMMRGTFANIRIKNQIAPGTEGGYTTYWPTGEVTSIYDACMKYKQDNTGLVVLAGNDYGMGSSRDWAAKGTNLLGIKTVIAQSFERIHRSNLVLMGVLPLQFKDGEGAESLGLTGKETIEVAIDENVKPRDFVKVTATDEAGNKKEFEVLVRFDSEVEIDYYRHGGILQMVLRDKLKA